The sequence below is a genomic window from Amblyraja radiata isolate CabotCenter1 unplaced genomic scaffold, sAmbRad1.1.pri S135, whole genome shotgun sequence.
CCTTGGCCCATAATACCtgggctgaacatgataccaagtttcaACGGggaatctgtaaagtctaaactgTACTCACCTCCCCATTGTTACCCCTGCGCCCACCAAGGTAGAAACTCATTTTCTCCGTGGACGGGCCAGGCTTGTCCTCCAATCTCACCCCGATCGCCTCCCAGCACCGCTGGCCGCGTTTAGTGCCAGGATCttgcctcctctcctccttctccccccacactTGGCCAGGGGGGTCATGAGGTTGGAGCGGAACCTGTTGTCCATCCAACAGTAGATGAAGGGGTTCCAACAGGTGCTGCTCACGGCCACCCAGTGGAAGGTAAAGTAGAGGGTGTTGTTGAattggacacgttggccggtgagcAGGACGGTGTAGACGTTGAGGGGGAACCAACAGAGGGTAAAGGCCATGATGATGAAGATCATCTTGATGGTCCTCTTCTTCCTGCAGCGTTGAACGGCGGCCTCGGCTTCTGTGACGGCACCAATGGTTTCCCTCACCAATAGCTTCTTGCTCACCGCGGAGGAGGCTACGGTGATCACCACCAACGGCAGGACGTAGAACAGTGTGAAGGTTGACTTGTCCATGCACATCCTGAAGACTTCTGAAGGCCTTGGAAAAGCGGGGACACAATGACTCCTGATGATCTTGTCTCTGGAAGGAAGGGACAAGCGGAGAAAGCGGGTTAGAGGTTTCATGAGTTGAGGGTGTGGAGAACggtaaggtggtgaatctgtggaattctgtggaaaaTTCTGTGGAAaaccaatggatatttctaagactGAGATagttatattcttgattagtacgggtgtcaggggttatggggataaggcagaagAAAGGGTTttagaggtaaagatagatcagacatgattgaatggcagagtagacttga
It includes:
- the LOC116969251 gene encoding probable G-protein coupled receptor 83 — its product is MCMDKSTFTLFYVLPLVVITVASSAVSKKLLVRETIGAVTEAEAAVQRCRKKRTIKMIFIIMAFTLCWFPLNVYTVLLTGQRVQFNNTLYFTFHWVAVSSTCWNPFIYCWMDNRFRSNLMTPLAKCGGRRRRGGKILALNAASGAGRRSG